A window of the Bradyrhizobium ottawaense genome harbors these coding sequences:
- a CDS encoding M20 family metallopeptidase, which yields MDNRSDIWRGVDTIKPRFVALADRVWAMPEVCYTEARSSAEHLAELRHQGFRITENVAGIPTALMGEAGEGGPVIAFLGEYDALPGLSQEAGVAEHRPIEAGGHGHGCGHNLLGSAALLAATAVKDWLAANKMPGRVRYYGCPAEEGGAAKAFMVRSGAFEDADIAITWHPSSFWEVVVTPSLANTRADFIFTGRTSHAAASPHLGRSALDAVELMSVGVNYMREHMPSDARIHYAVLDTGGIAPNVVQAHARVRYSIRARDLPGMNELVARVHKVAQGAALMTETKVEMRIISAVSNILFNTPLEEALHGIMQELGPPHFDEADKEFAAKIQSTLSDKDIASVYYTIGMDPTDRPLADFLVPMDAKRNPQIGSTDVGDVSWVVPTVQVHAPTIAIGTPLHTWQVVAQGKTPAAHKAMVQAAKAMAGLGIKALTEPDLIAAAKADLKKRTARTPYVCPMPDSVAPPLDMSLG from the coding sequence ATGGATAACCGCAGTGACATCTGGCGTGGCGTCGACACCATCAAGCCGCGTTTCGTCGCCCTCGCCGACAGGGTCTGGGCGATGCCGGAGGTGTGTTACACCGAAGCGCGCTCGTCGGCCGAACATTTGGCCGAGCTGCGCCATCAGGGTTTTCGCATCACCGAGAACGTCGCCGGCATTCCCACCGCTTTGATGGGCGAAGCCGGCGAAGGCGGCCCCGTCATCGCTTTCCTCGGCGAATATGACGCGCTGCCGGGCCTCAGCCAGGAAGCTGGCGTGGCGGAACATCGCCCGATCGAAGCCGGCGGCCATGGCCATGGCTGCGGTCATAACCTGCTCGGCTCCGCCGCCTTGCTTGCCGCCACCGCGGTGAAGGACTGGCTCGCTGCCAACAAGATGCCGGGCCGCGTGCGCTATTATGGCTGCCCGGCGGAAGAAGGCGGCGCCGCAAAAGCCTTCATGGTGCGCTCCGGAGCTTTCGAGGACGCCGACATTGCCATCACCTGGCACCCGTCGAGCTTCTGGGAAGTCGTGGTGACGCCGTCGCTCGCCAACACCCGCGCCGATTTCATTTTCACCGGCCGCACCTCGCATGCCGCGGCGTCGCCGCATCTCGGTCGCAGCGCGCTCGATGCCGTGGAACTGATGAGTGTCGGCGTCAACTACATGCGCGAGCACATGCCGAGCGACGCCCGCATCCATTATGCTGTGCTCGACACCGGCGGCATTGCCCCCAACGTGGTGCAGGCCCACGCCCGCGTGCGCTATTCGATCCGCGCCCGCGACCTGCCCGGCATGAACGAACTGGTGGCGCGCGTCCACAAGGTCGCCCAGGGCGCGGCGCTGATGACCGAAACCAAGGTCGAAATGCGGATCATCTCCGCCGTCTCCAACATCCTGTTCAACACCCCGCTCGAGGAGGCCCTGCACGGCATCATGCAGGAGCTCGGTCCGCCGCATTTCGACGAGGCCGACAAGGAGTTCGCCGCAAAGATCCAGTCGACGCTATCCGACAAGGACATCGCCAGCGTCTATTACACGATCGGCATGGATCCCACCGACCGGCCGCTGGCCGATTTCCTGGTTCCGATGGATGCCAAGCGCAATCCGCAAATCGGCTCGACCGATGTGGGCGACGTCAGCTGGGTGGTACCGACCGTTCAGGTCCATGCCCCGACGATTGCGATCGGCACTCCCTTGCACACCTGGCAGGTGGTGGCGCAGGGCAAGACCCCGGCCGCCCACAAGGCGATGGTGCAGGCCGCAAAGGCGATGGCCGGCCTTGGCATCAAGGCGTTGACCGAGCCGGACCTGATCGCCGCCGCCAAGGCCGACCTCAAAAAACGCACCGCGCGCACGCCCTATGTCTGCCCGATGCCGGACAGTGTCGCGCCGCCGCTGGACATGTCGCTGGGCTGA
- a CDS encoding GntR family transcriptional regulator, with protein sequence MANKKEVRKTTRYREIAAELQKAIRLGKYPVGDLLPTETELMARYAASRQTVREALRIITEQGLIVRRAGLGSVVIAAEPPVLFTHSVKSLTEWLRYSNETYRQVVRSSEIVADRKLAAMLKCEPGKHWFLIEAVRRSDEFAAPLGWTEIYVLRKFAGVVDRKDHGRTPVHEQIAKMYGETIEYAQLEVFARGLPAKLAKPLKVKPGSPALTMVRRYYGKREELFEVTVTTHPEGRYTYTMDMQRSLRPRV encoded by the coding sequence ATGGCCAATAAGAAGGAAGTCCGCAAGACCACACGCTACCGCGAAATCGCGGCCGAGTTGCAGAAGGCAATCCGGCTCGGCAAATATCCGGTCGGCGACCTGTTGCCGACCGAGACCGAATTGATGGCGCGCTATGCGGCGAGCCGGCAGACCGTGCGCGAGGCGCTGCGCATCATCACCGAACAGGGCCTGATCGTGCGCCGCGCCGGCCTAGGCTCCGTCGTCATCGCCGCCGAGCCGCCGGTGCTGTTCACCCACAGCGTCAAGTCGCTGACGGAATGGCTGCGATATTCCAACGAGACCTATCGTCAGGTGGTGCGCTCGAGCGAGATCGTTGCCGACCGCAAGCTCGCGGCGATGCTGAAATGCGAACCCGGCAAGCACTGGTTCCTGATCGAGGCGGTCCGCCGTTCCGACGAATTTGCAGCACCGCTCGGCTGGACCGAAATCTACGTGCTGCGAAAATTTGCCGGCGTCGTCGACCGCAAGGACCACGGCCGGACGCCGGTGCATGAGCAGATCGCGAAGATGTACGGCGAGACCATCGAATATGCCCAGCTCGAAGTGTTCGCGCGCGGCCTGCCGGCCAAGCTCGCCAAGCCGCTCAAGGTCAAGCCCGGGTCGCCGGCGCTGACCATGGTACGCCGTTATTACGGCAAGCGCGAGGAACTGTTCGAGGTAACCGTCACCACCCACCCCGAAGGCCGCTACACCTACACGATGGACATGCAACGCTCGCTGCGGCCGCGGGTATAG